The region AGTCCTATCCCGGCTTTAAACCTCTGCAGATAGTAATGAGGGATGTATCCCAGAATTTACGTTTTTCATCTTCTGAACCGGATAAATTTACCATCAGTGGGGGTGGCGATATCAGTTGCTATCCCGAGATTAAGGAACTTGTCAGCTCGCTTTCTCGTTTTAAAAAGCCCATCCATCTGGGATACACAAGCGGGAAAGGATTTGATGATGCTTCTGACGCTTCCTTTTATATTGAACACGGTGTCAGTGAGGTTTCGTTTACGGTTTTTGCCACCGACCCTCAACTCAGGGCCAAATACATGAATGATCCTGAGCCGGAAGCTTCAATTGAAATTCTTCGCCGCTTTTGTGATAAATGTGAAGTATATGCCGCTATTGTCCTTATTCCCGGTGTAAATGATGGTAATATCCTGGAAAGAACTCTTTCAGATCTTCAGGAAATGGGTGCAAAGGGAGCAATATTGATGCGTTTTGCCAACAGTCGCGAAGAAGGTTTGATCCTGCGCAATTCCCCTGTTCTGGAAAATATCACTACACATTCGATAGAGGAATTTAAGGCCATAGTAATAAATGCGGCAGATAAATTTGATCTGCGTATCACCGGCACACCTCTTGAAGACCCTCTTATTGGCTGTCCTTTTGCCATAAGAAAGGACAAAGCAGCACTATCCAAACTCCCGGAAGTTACAAAGACTGCGACTATTGTTACCAGTAAAGCTGCCCGGCCGAGATTACAGGAAGTTTTCGAGGCTCTGGATGCACCTGTAAATGTTGTGGCGGCAGACAAAGATATTGGATGTCTGATCACAATTGAGGATTTCCAGGCACTTGACCTTTCGCAGATAAAGGAAACTGTAATGATTCCGGGGCGCACGCTTGCTCATGACCCTGAGATAAAATCAATCCTATCAAATGACGGTGTGGAGAGACTTATCAGACGAGGTCCGGACCAGCTCACCTATGACGGCGAAATGTCCATTGGTCTGGGTAGGGATGAAGTGCTTTCTTTTGAAATCGAGAATCTCAGCGAGCTTATCCAGCACATAAACGTCGTTGGACTTCCTGTGGAATAATTACATATAATCCGCAAGTCCCATCTGTTTTGATTTATCATTCTTGAACAACGATTCGATATCGTATCCGATAAGTTCGATGCGTTGCTGAGTATAACTTGAAACATTATACTTTTTTGCGACCTTCAGTGACACTTCTAGATATTTCTTGACCGCCCCTTCATGAACAGTCAGTATGACTCTCCCACCACAATGTGGGCATGTGCCTGTAAGTGGTGCTCTCCTGAACTTCCCACCACATTTGACACACCGGGTTCCCTGCCTGGAAAATGCCCTGAGATTGCCAAAAAGGTCTGGGAGAAAGTGTGATATGAGGACTCTTTCAGCCACATCTGCCACATCAACTGCACGTATTTTTTCTGCCAGGGATAGTTGGGCATCCATTTTTTCCACCATAGAACCAAGTGTCTTGTATGCACTTTTGACTGGTCCGCCGGCAATATCCGAAGTGTCGTGTGTAAACATGAATCCGTCAAACTGTGCCCGGGTTCCTAACCTGCCGCTGACCAGATCAATAATGTCTTCCAGTTCCTTGGGATTTGTATAATTCAATGTATTTTCATAAAATTCCAGAGGATAAGAGGAACAAACGTCAATGTTGTGTGCTTCCTTATCAACTTCACTGGGATCAATCCTGGTTGTGAGTACAAGGGGTGCATCCATCTTTCCTCCTCTTTTGTCAGGGAGGTATTCATGTGAAAAATTAATCAGGCCATCCATAAGCAACATGACGCAATCCTCATCACCATCGCAATTACGCCTTTTTGCTGCATGGAAGAAAGGATGTGCATATCCCACGGATGCTTTTGTGAATCCTACCAACCTGCCCAGGACTCCTGCGGATGTGTGTGGTGCCAGGCCGATTAGCATCACTCCGATAATGTCCTCTATAGTTTCTGCTTTGTAATAGGGTTCAAGTCCATAATACTTCACCAGCAGGTCATCGATGTATTTTGTAGTTTGAAGTATGTACTCTGCCGCACCCAGGGACACCACCAGGTCCTGTACGTTAAGGGTTACGACCTGATCATTACTCTCCAGTTTATTGCCGTGAATATCTGTCTCATATCCCAGCTCACGAAGTTTTTCAGCCGTGGTTCCAAGTTCATCGGCCCGGATGTGTGTCAGGGGAAGATCCGACATGTCGTACCTTACAGTTCCATCCTTGAATGTGAAAAGGTCATGTTTTGCTCGAAGTATTCCTTTTTCGAGAGGCTCAGGGGTCATGTGCTTTGACATCATCCTTTTTACCCCTTTGAAGGATTCCAGTTTATTTCGTTCTCCCAGCCTCTCAAATGCCCTGTCGTATATCGTTTTAAAATTTATATTGTGGGCGGTTACACAGGATGTGGTGGCCTTACATTTTGGACAGATATCCTTATTGACAGCCCTGCCACAACGGGGGCAGAAAAGTTTTGGGATTGTATGGGTGCCACATTCACATCTGAATTCATGGGTTTCCATTCCACAGGAGGGGCAAATCCGGTTTCCTATCTCTATATTTATTTCACCCACTTTGCTGTTGTTGTTGGCCTTATAGGATGCGGCACTTGAGAGCATGCGGGTATTTCCTCCGCTTTCACCTATCGGAAACAATACATGAGGAGCGGGGGACATCTTACGCCTGTTTGCTTTTTCCGGCCTTCCCATCCTTGCTCCGATGCGCATTGGTGCTTTCTCTCTGACAGTCCACCCTGAGAGTTTGTTGACACATTCAAGGACATCTTCACAGGGCAATTCTTCCCACTGTTTTTTTAGGTTCTCCTCAAATCCCAGGCACTGTATAAAAGGTAAAGGATTCTCTATTGTTATTTTTTCGTCGTAAATCCGGTGTAATACGAGAAGTTTTTCCAGAATCGTTTTTATTCCCTGCTCCTTTGCTTTTTCTTCAGGTAGCAACAGTTTATTTCCCCGCTCTTTTGTTATGCCATTTTGAGCAATGAATTCTGCAAGTTTTACGAATTCATCTCTGTCAATGTCATGCCAGGTACAGATGTAATCAGGGTGGAGGGGCAGATTGTAAGTGTTACAAATATCCATTACTTCATGCTGGTTTGGATTTTCAGGGGCATTCTGGCCAGTTTTATTTGCATATTCCTGCGCCCACCATTCCACACAGTAGGATGCAGGTATAAGTGGATGGTTGTTTTCCAGGAAATCCCCGTAATTGATAAGTATTTCACCAATGTCAATAATGGTTTCTACCTGTGAATGTAGCTCGATTGCAGTTTTTTCATCATCTATTCGAAGCACATCTCCGTTGTAGAGGCGCACGGTCGGTCCTTCGATAGAGTCCACAGGTGCCATTCCAGCAGCTTTTCCGGGTCTTTCTATTTTCAGCTGGGTCCCTGCAACGATGAAATTATCCATTATGACCATGCCTGCGGGATTTATGCCGGATGCCGCAAACGATGTATTGCGTGACCTGCCATAGCGGAGCCTGAATCCACCAGGCCTGGATGGGTGAGAAAATACAGGTCTGCCTGCAATAAGATCCCGCATATATTTATCCTTGGGCTTGACCTTGTTTTTCTCATCTTTGTCTTCCTCATCAGAACTCCCTCCTGAAATGAACGTGTCCAGCCATTCCCATCCGTCGATTTTGAGTTTGTTCACATGTTTTTGTACCTTTGGGGCTTTAAGGGCCAGTCCTTCGGCAAGTACGAGTGCCATTCCCCCGCGAACCCGGTTAGTTTCAATCCTTTCGAGGTTTCTGTAGCCTTCGACCTCTTCCTGTTCAGTGGGCTCTCCGTCTATGCAGATGGGACAATTTTCAACGATCAGGCGTATTTCATCTTCAGAGGGCATGTACTGGAGAGTGGCAATTCGTCTGTATAGCAATATTTCTTCTACATATCTTTCCACTTCCTCCTTACGGGGTTTGTACCTGTCAACACCTATTCCTCTTCTGACATAATCTCCCACAAGTACAGAAAGAGCCTGTGCCGTACCACCGGCACTGCGTATGGGTCCTGCGTAGTATATCTTGATATATTCCGTACCATCATCATTTTTGCCCAGGCCTACACTGTCGATTCCCTCTATTGGGGCGGCAACTACGCCTTCGGTAAGCATTGCAACCGCCACCCGTATGGCGCTCTCAATTGCCTCACGTTTTGTATCAAAGTTTCCCACATTGCCGGCAGCGATGTCTTTTCCAAGGGCCAGGGCTGCTTCTTCCCGCGACAGATCGGTTTCCAGTTCCCGGATTCGCCCGGCTACCCCTTCAACCCCGATAAGATTTTCTACCCGGTCTGCAAGGTCTTTTGCCAGGGGAATTTCTGTTTCGGGTTTTGGATCCTTTCCCTGTGAACGTGCACGGTTTGCTATTTCAATTTCATTATGCAGAACCTCTTCCATCAGGTCGAAGTATTTCTGCATGGTTTCGCTTACTTCAATGTCTCCCATTATGATCTGCCTTTCACAAACAATATGTGGTATAGTAAAAAAAGTCTGTCATAGGATAATTCAGGCATACATCCCTGCCGACTCAGGAGACATGACAAGTGTATTTATCTCCTTTTTGTATTTTTCAATGCTTTTGAGGACCTCGTCGGTTGTCAGGGTTTCGGTTTCTATATCATTTAAGTCCGAGCGGGTTATGACATCAGGCATCTGTTTGCGCAATTTGACGATTTTGTTAAATACGCAGGCATTGACTATCCCTTTAACGTCAGCACCGGTTAGTCCTTTGCTGGCCTTTGCCAGTTTTTCATAATCCATTCCTTCCTCAAGGTTGCGTCCCTTTAAGTGTATATGGTAGATATCCTGCAGGGCTTTTTCATCGGGGAGAGGCACTTCCATTTTCAAATCAAATCTCCCCGGGCGCAGGAATGCCGGATCTATATGGTTTGGCCGGTTTGTAGCACCCATTATAATCACTCCTTTTGTACTTTCGATTCCATCCATTTCCTGCAAAAGAAGGGATACTATCCTTACTGTAACCTCATGTGAAGTGTCTCTCTGGGGCATTAATGCATCAATCTCGTCAATAAAAATCACCGATGGACTGCTAGCCTTTGCTTTTTCGAAAAGGGTATTCAAGTTTTTCTCTGATTCCCCATACCATTTGGAAAGTATGTCTGAACCATTTATGGAATAGAAGTTTGCATCCAGCTCTTTTGCAGCAGCTTTTGAAAGCATGGTCTTCCCGGTACCCGGCGGGCCGTATAACAGAATTCCACGAGGTAACTCTGCCTTGTAAACCTCATATATTTTAGGAAAACGTATTCCCAGATCGATTAGCATGAGTTGCTCTTTTGCTTCATCGCATCCTCCTACATCTTCAAAATCAATATCCAAAAATTCACGGGGTATGACTTCGAATTTTCCCTTTTCTCCTGTTTTATCTCCTTCTTTTTCTTCAAAAGAATGGGGTTTATACTCGGGTTCTCTCAGGGGCATTGGCACAAGGGATAGATCACTTTCTCCCTCGCCGGCTTCATATCCACAGTTTACAAGTATCTCGAGTATTTTCAGGAAAACAGGAATATTTTCTTTTAATTCGGCAGGGTCCAGAATAGAGGTTGAGGACATTTTGAATGTCTTTTTGGTATAACTGAGTATGTAGAGATTTTTGTTTTCCGTGTTGAATATGCGTAAACTTTTTTTAGTGCCTTCTATTGAATATTTATCTCCTGAAAGTTGTCTTTTTAATAATTCGATGGTTTTTTCAGTACTAACTTCGTCGCCGAGAACCATTCTTCCGTATATATCATAAAGTTCATCGTTGAAGGAATGTGGAGACACAAGGACAGCTGAGATTTCATAAATCTCGTCCCTTGTATGCAGGGGTGAAAGTAATGAAACAACATTTTCTTCGTTGATTGAGAAGAATATGTTATTATAATCCTTCATGCTCAGAACATCACTGTTTATCTTAAAAGGCATATTTCAAAGTTTGATTCCCGTCTTTTAAAAAGATTGCGGCATTCAGATAATGGTTTTTCTGATGGTGGTTTATGATTGAGGGCAGGCCCTTGGCCCATTTAGCAGGAATAAATATAACTATCATTAAACTCAAATTTATATTAATTAATGTTTATTGAGAGGTGACTACTATGAAGAAACTTATAACCATTCTAATGGCCCTATTTATCTTTTCCATGTCTGCAGGTGCTACCATTGTTGATGATATGAAAAGTGAGGTGGATGAATACAATGCCAATTCGGATGCCATCCCCTCTTCCCTGAAAGACATGCTGGGCAACGAACGCATCCATGTTATTATAGATATGAATAACGGATCTGCCTTAAATCTCACAGTCGTGACAGTCGATGGTAAGATTGTTGAGTTTGCCGAAATGGAAGAAAGTGAAGAATTTGAACCCACTCTTGTGGTAAGCACTGATGAGGGTACTGCAAGGTCTATAATGGATTCTGCTTCTCCAGCTCAGGTTTTTCTGGATGCTTATGACAGAGGGGATATTGAGATAACTTCTCCAAGTTTTACAAAAAAAGTATCTCTCACAGTAGGTAAATTTGTATTGAAAGTATCCCAGTGGCTGGGGTTCTACTGATATAATTCCCTGTCTATTTTTCTTTTTTATTTTTACTGTCTGGTTTTTCTACCAGAAACTACATAAAAGTTCATGCATAATTAGTTACAATTCTACTTATTGCATGTATGCTATTACTGGCATATTTTTGACCCGTATGGCCAATCAGACTTATCAATAAGAGGACATGAAGAGGTATTCTATGAAAGTTAAAATAACGGAAACAATTCTGAGGGATGCGCATCAGTCGCTTCTTGCAACCAGGATGCGTACGAGGAGTATGTTACCTATTATTGAAGAACTGGATGAGGTTGGGTATTATTCCCTTGAGATGTGGGGAGGAGCAACCTTTGATTCCTGTATCAGGTACCTCAATGAAGACCCCTGGGAAAGGCTGCATGAACTTAAAAAACATATGAACAACACATATGCCCAGATGCTTCTGAGAGGACAGAATCTTGTCGGATACAGGCATTATTCCGATGATGTGGTTGAAAAGTTCGTGACCAAGGCCTATGAAAACGGTATTGATATCTTCCGTATATTCGATGCTGTCAATGATATACGTAACATGGAAAAGTCAATTACCGTTGCAAAAGGATTGGGAGCCCATGTACAGGGTACAATCTGTTACACCACAAGCCCTGTTCACACTGTTGAAAAATATGTGGATTTTGCCAGTGAACTGGCTGCAATGGAATGTGATTCTATTTGTATCAAGGATATGGCAGGGCTTCTGGCACCAAATGAGGCCAAAGAACTGGTAAGTTCTCTAAAAAAGGAAGTTGGTCTGCCTATAGATCTGCACTGTCACTGTACATCAGGCATGGCTCCTATGACATACATGGCTGCCTGTGATGCAGGTGTAGATATATTGGACACTGCCCTGTCTCCCTTTGCCTGGGGTACATCCCAGCCACCCACCGAATCCGTGGTAGCTGCACTTAAAGGAACACCTTATGATACAGGTCTGGATCTTGGAAAACTTGCCGAAGTAAGCCGTTATTTCAAGGATATCAAATCCAAATACAGCGGAGTACTCAATCCGATATCCGAGCAGATTGATACCAATGTGCTTTTGTATCAGATCCCAGGAGGTATGCTTTCCAACCTTGTATCCCAGTTAAAGGAACAGAATGCTCTTGACAGGTATGATGAAGTACTGGAAGAGAT is a window of Methanohalophilus mahii DSM 5219 DNA encoding:
- the mmp10 gene encoding methyl coenzyme M reductase-arginine methyltransferase Mmp10 (Mmp10 (methanogenesis marker protein 10) is a cobalamin-requiring radical SAM methyltransferase that creates the methylarginine modification to methyl coenzyme M reductase.), yielding MEIVADIGGSPGIDCRGFCSYCYFKKVQEVPPFGCKNCFPFAKGCDYCTRSIRESYPGFKPLQIVMRDVSQNLRFSSSEPDKFTISGGGDISCYPEIKELVSSLSRFKKPIHLGYTSGKGFDDASDASFYIEHGVSEVSFTVFATDPQLRAKYMNDPEPEASIEILRRFCDKCEVYAAIVLIPGVNDGNILERTLSDLQEMGAKGAILMRFANSREEGLILRNSPVLENITTHSIEEFKAIVINAADKFDLRITGTPLEDPLIGCPFAIRKDKAALSKLPEVTKTATIVTSKAARPRLQEVFEALDAPVNVVAADKDIGCLITIEDFQALDLSQIKETVMIPGRTLAHDPEIKSILSNDGVERLIRRGPDQLTYDGEMSIGLGRDEVLSFEIENLSELIQHINVVGLPVE
- a CDS encoding DNA polymerase II large subunit yields the protein MGDIEVSETMQKYFDLMEEVLHNEIEIANRARSQGKDPKPETEIPLAKDLADRVENLIGVEGVAGRIRELETDLSREEAALALGKDIAAGNVGNFDTKREAIESAIRVAVAMLTEGVVAAPIEGIDSVGLGKNDDGTEYIKIYYAGPIRSAGGTAQALSVLVGDYVRRGIGVDRYKPRKEEVERYVEEILLYRRIATLQYMPSEDEIRLIVENCPICIDGEPTEQEEVEGYRNLERIETNRVRGGMALVLAEGLALKAPKVQKHVNKLKIDGWEWLDTFISGGSSDEEDKDEKNKVKPKDKYMRDLIAGRPVFSHPSRPGGFRLRYGRSRNTSFAASGINPAGMVIMDNFIVAGTQLKIERPGKAAGMAPVDSIEGPTVRLYNGDVLRIDDEKTAIELHSQVETIIDIGEILINYGDFLENNHPLIPASYCVEWWAQEYANKTGQNAPENPNQHEVMDICNTYNLPLHPDYICTWHDIDRDEFVKLAEFIAQNGITKERGNKLLLPEEKAKEQGIKTILEKLLVLHRIYDEKITIENPLPFIQCLGFEENLKKQWEELPCEDVLECVNKLSGWTVREKAPMRIGARMGRPEKANRRKMSPAPHVLFPIGESGGNTRMLSSAASYKANNNSKVGEINIEIGNRICPSCGMETHEFRCECGTHTIPKLFCPRCGRAVNKDICPKCKATTSCVTAHNINFKTIYDRAFERLGERNKLESFKGVKRMMSKHMTPEPLEKGILRAKHDLFTFKDGTVRYDMSDLPLTHIRADELGTTAEKLRELGYETDIHGNKLESNDQVVTLNVQDLVVSLGAAEYILQTTKYIDDLLVKYYGLEPYYKAETIEDIIGVMLIGLAPHTSAGVLGRLVGFTKASVGYAHPFFHAAKRRNCDGDEDCVMLLMDGLINFSHEYLPDKRGGKMDAPLVLTTRIDPSEVDKEAHNIDVCSSYPLEFYENTLNYTNPKELEDIIDLVSGRLGTRAQFDGFMFTHDTSDIAGGPVKSAYKTLGSMVEKMDAQLSLAEKIRAVDVADVAERVLISHFLPDLFGNLRAFSRQGTRCVKCGGKFRRAPLTGTCPHCGGRVILTVHEGAVKKYLEVSLKVAKKYNVSSYTQQRIELIGYDIESLFKNDKSKQMGLADYM
- a CDS encoding ATP-binding protein, which encodes MPFKINSDVLSMKDYNNIFFSINEENVVSLLSPLHTRDEIYEISAVLVSPHSFNDELYDIYGRMVLGDEVSTEKTIELLKRQLSGDKYSIEGTKKSLRIFNTENKNLYILSYTKKTFKMSSTSILDPAELKENIPVFLKILEILVNCGYEAGEGESDLSLVPMPLREPEYKPHSFEEKEGDKTGEKGKFEVIPREFLDIDFEDVGGCDEAKEQLMLIDLGIRFPKIYEVYKAELPRGILLYGPPGTGKTMLSKAAAKELDANFYSINGSDILSKWYGESEKNLNTLFEKAKASSPSVIFIDEIDALMPQRDTSHEVTVRIVSLLLQEMDGIESTKGVIIMGATNRPNHIDPAFLRPGRFDLKMEVPLPDEKALQDIYHIHLKGRNLEEGMDYEKLAKASKGLTGADVKGIVNACVFNKIVKLRKQMPDVITRSDLNDIETETLTTDEVLKSIEKYKKEINTLVMSPESAGMYA
- the oadA gene encoding sodium-extruding oxaloacetate decarboxylase subunit alpha — encoded protein: MKVKITETILRDAHQSLLATRMRTRSMLPIIEELDEVGYYSLEMWGGATFDSCIRYLNEDPWERLHELKKHMNNTYAQMLLRGQNLVGYRHYSDDVVEKFVTKAYENGIDIFRIFDAVNDIRNMEKSITVAKGLGAHVQGTICYTTSPVHTVEKYVDFASELAAMECDSICIKDMAGLLAPNEAKELVSSLKKEVGLPIDLHCHCTSGMAPMTYMAACDAGVDILDTALSPFAWGTSQPPTESVVAALKGTPYDTGLDLGKLAEVSRYFKDIKSKYSGVLNPISEQIDTNVLLYQIPGGMLSNLVSQLKEQNALDRYDEVLEEMPKVRAELGYPPLVTPTSQIVGSQAVLNVLMGERYKVIPKEVKDYVRGLYGRPPSPISDDIIARIIGEESPIDVRPADLLEPEYDKRKKEAEEMGLVKKEEDILTYILYPSIAPKFLLGESKEEKLAPAKQTASPPLPQVSIPTRFKVEVDNEVFDVQVEPMDGSVVAVEESSSKTPSASASSPGAVTCHMQGMVLSVDVNIGDNVEEGDKIGVIEAMKMENAINSSHGGVVKEILVAEGDSVSTDDVIMIIE